In one Oryza glaberrima chromosome 2, OglaRS2, whole genome shotgun sequence genomic region, the following are encoded:
- the LOC127762263 gene encoding soluble inorganic pyrophosphatase: MAGEADGKAPLGSRYPPAALNERILSSMSQKHVAAHPWHDLEIGPGAPAVFNCVVEIPRGSKVKYELDKATGLIKVDRVLYSSVVYPHNYGFIPRTLCEDGDPMDVLVLMQEQVVPGCFLRARAIGLMPMIDQGEKDDKIIAVCADDPEYRHFRDIKEIPPHRLQEIRRFFEDYKKNENKEVAVNEFLPAEDAINAIKYSMDLYGAYIIESLRK, from the exons ATGGCTGGAGAAGCTGATGGAAAAGCCCCACTGGGATCAAGATACCCCCCTGCTGCTCTCAACGAGCGCATCCTTTCTTCCATGTCTCAAAAACATGTTGCTGCTCATCCATGGCACGATCTGGAGATAG GTCCAGGAGCTCCAGCAGTTTTCAACTGC GTGGTTGAAATTCCTAGAGGCAGCAAGGTTAAGTATGAGTTGGATAAGGCAACTGGTCTAATTAAG GTTGATCGTGTTCTTTACTCATCTGTTGTTTACCCACACAACTATGGTTTCATTCCACGCACACTCTGTGAGGACGGTGACCCCATGGACGTCCTCGTCCTGATGCAG GAACAAGTTGTCCCTGGATGTTTCCTGCGAGCTCGTGCTATTGGGCTCATGCCTATGATTGATCAG GGTGAGAAAGATGACAAGATCATAGCTGTTTGTGCTGATGACCCTGAATACCGCCACTTCAGGGACATCAAGGAAATCCCCCCTCACCGCCTTCAAGAGATCCGCCGCTTCTTTGAAGACT ACAAGAAGAATGAGAACAAAGAAGTTGCTGTCAATGAGTTTCTCCCAGCAGAAGATGCCATCAACGCAATCAAGTACTCAAT GGACCTCTACGGCGCCTACATCATTGAGAGCTTGAGGAAGTGA